The proteins below come from a single Falco rusticolus isolate bFalRus1 chromosome 8, bFalRus1.pri, whole genome shotgun sequence genomic window:
- the GRK6 gene encoding G protein-coupled receptor kinase 6 isoform X2: MELENIVANTVLLKAREGGGGNRKGKSKKWRQMLQFPHISLCEDLRQTLERDYHSLCEKQPIGHMLFRQFCETRPELSRCVKFLDAVAGYEVAPDEKRKECGQHLIEKYLKPNSEDHVPEVPSQLVDACCERLEQEPSKELFKESTKLIHDYLSVAPFADYLDSLYFNRFLQWKWLERQPVTKNTFRQYRVLGKGGFGEVCACQVRATGKMYACKKLEKKRIKKRKGEAMALNEKQILEKVNSRFVVSLAYAYETKDALCLVLTLMNGGDLKFHIYHMGEAGFEEPRAAFYAAEICCGLEDLHQERIVYRDLKPENILLDDHGHIRISDLGLAVHVPEGQTIKGRVGTVGYMAPEVVKNERYTFSPDWWALGCLVYEMIEGQSPFQQRKKKIKREEVERLVKEVQEEYSEKFSPCARSLCTMLLCKDPLERLGCRGAGAKEVKEHPLFKHLNFRRLEAGMLDPPFKPDPQAIYCKDVLDIEQFSTVKGVELEPTDNDFYQKFATGSVPIPWQNEMIETECFKELNVFSTDGTVPPDLDWKGQPSPQPKKGLLQRLFSRQR, translated from the exons ATGGAGCTGGAGAACATTGTCGCCAACACCGTCCTCCTCAAGGCCCGCGAAG GTGGTGGTGGAAACCGGAAAGGCAAGAGTAAGAAATGGCGCCAGATGCTGCAGTTCCCCCACATCAGCCTCTGCGAGGACCTTCGACAAACCCTTG AGCGGGACTACCACAGCCTGTGCGAGAAGCAGCCCATTGGGCACATGCTCTTTCGGCAGTTCTGCGAGACACGACCTGAGCTGTCGCGCTGCGTCAAGTTCCTGGATGCCGTG GCAGGGTATGAAGTGGCTCCAGATGAGAAGCGGAAGGAATGCGGGCAGCACCTGATTGAAAAGTACTTGAAGCCAAAC AGTGAGGACCATGTGCCTGAAGTTCCGTCGCAGCTGGTGGATGCCTGTTGtgagaggctggagcaggaacCTTCCAAGGAGCTTTTCAAGGAATCCACTAA GCTTATCCATGACTACCTGAGTGTGGCTCCCTTTGCCGACTACCTCGACAGCTTGTACTTCAACCGCTTCCTGCAGTGGAAATGGCTGGAACG GCAGCCGGTGACCAAAAACACTTTCCGCCAGTACCGTGTGCTGGGCAAGGGCGGTTTTGGGGAG GTTTGTGCCTGCCAAGTGCGTGCCACAGGGAAGATGTACGCCtgcaagaagctggagaagaaacGGATCAAAAAGCGGAAGGGAGAGGCCATGGCCTTGAATGAGAAACAGATCCTGGAAAAAGTGAACAGTAGGTTTGTA GTGAGCTTAGCCTATGCATATGAAACTAAAGATGCTCTCTGCCTAGTGCTGACCCTCATGAATGGAGGGGACCTCAAGTTCCATATCTACCACATGGGAGAGGCTGGCTTTGAGGAGCCCCGGGCAGCTTTCTACGCTGCCGAGATCTGCTGTGGCCTTGAGGACTTGCACCAGGAGAGGATAGTGTACAG GGACCTGAAGCCAGAAAACATATTGCTGGATGACCACG GTCACATCCGTATCTCAGACCTGGGGCTAGCTGTGCATGTGCCAGAGGGCCAAACAATCAAGGGCCGGGTGGGGACAGTTGGCTACATGG CTCCAGAGGTGGTGAAAAATGAGCGCTACACATTCAGCCCAGACTGGTGGGCTCTGGGCTGCCTGGTATACGAGATGATCGAGGGACAGTCCCCCTTCCAGCAGCGCAAGAAGAAGATCAAGCGGGAGGAGGTGGAGCGGTTGGTGAAGGAAGTGCAGGAGGAGTACTCGGAGAAGTTCTCACCCTGCGCCCGCTCTCTCTGTACCATG CTCCTGTGCAAAGACCCTCTGGAGCGCCTGGGGTGCCGAGGAGCTGGGGCCAAGGAAGTGAAAGAGCACCCTCTCTTCAAGCACCTCAACTTTAGGAGGCTGGAAGCAGGCATGCTGGACCCCCCCTTCAAGCCAGAT CCCCAGGCCATCTACTGCAAGGATGTTCTGGACATTGAACAGTTCTCCACAGTGAAAGGGGTGGAGCTGGAGCCCACGGACAATGACTTCTACCAGAAGTTTGCCACGGGAAGTGTGCCCATTCCTTGGCAGAATGAG ATGATTGAGACGGAGTGTTTTAAGGAGCTGAATGTCTTTAGCACAGACGGCACGGTGCCCCCAGACCTGGACTGGAAAGGGCAGCCTTCTCCACAGCCCAAAAAAGGGTTACTCCAACGCTTATTCAGCAGACAG aggTGA
- the GRK6 gene encoding G protein-coupled receptor kinase 6 isoform X1 has translation MELENIVANTVLLKAREGGGGNRKGKSKKWRQMLQFPHISLCEDLRQTLERDYHSLCEKQPIGHMLFRQFCETRPELSRCVKFLDAVAGYEVAPDEKRKECGQHLIEKYLKPNSEDHVPEVPSQLVDACCERLEQEPSKELFKESTKLIHDYLSVAPFADYLDSLYFNRFLQWKWLERQPVTKNTFRQYRVLGKGGFGEVCACQVRATGKMYACKKLEKKRIKKRKGEAMALNEKQILEKVNSRFVVSLAYAYETKDALCLVLTLMNGGDLKFHIYHMGEAGFEEPRAAFYAAEICCGLEDLHQERIVYRDLKPENILLDDHGHIRISDLGLAVHVPEGQTIKGRVGTVGYMAPEVVKNERYTFSPDWWALGCLVYEMIEGQSPFQQRKKKIKREEVERLVKEVQEEYSEKFSPCARSLCTMLLCKDPLERLGCRGAGAKEVKEHPLFKHLNFRRLEAGMLDPPFKPDPQAIYCKDVLDIEQFSTVKGVELEPTDNDFYQKFATGSVPIPWQNEMIETECFKELNVFSTDGTVPPDLDWKGQPSPQPKKGLLQRLFSRQDCCGNCSDSEEEPTRL, from the exons ATGGAGCTGGAGAACATTGTCGCCAACACCGTCCTCCTCAAGGCCCGCGAAG GTGGTGGTGGAAACCGGAAAGGCAAGAGTAAGAAATGGCGCCAGATGCTGCAGTTCCCCCACATCAGCCTCTGCGAGGACCTTCGACAAACCCTTG AGCGGGACTACCACAGCCTGTGCGAGAAGCAGCCCATTGGGCACATGCTCTTTCGGCAGTTCTGCGAGACACGACCTGAGCTGTCGCGCTGCGTCAAGTTCCTGGATGCCGTG GCAGGGTATGAAGTGGCTCCAGATGAGAAGCGGAAGGAATGCGGGCAGCACCTGATTGAAAAGTACTTGAAGCCAAAC AGTGAGGACCATGTGCCTGAAGTTCCGTCGCAGCTGGTGGATGCCTGTTGtgagaggctggagcaggaacCTTCCAAGGAGCTTTTCAAGGAATCCACTAA GCTTATCCATGACTACCTGAGTGTGGCTCCCTTTGCCGACTACCTCGACAGCTTGTACTTCAACCGCTTCCTGCAGTGGAAATGGCTGGAACG GCAGCCGGTGACCAAAAACACTTTCCGCCAGTACCGTGTGCTGGGCAAGGGCGGTTTTGGGGAG GTTTGTGCCTGCCAAGTGCGTGCCACAGGGAAGATGTACGCCtgcaagaagctggagaagaaacGGATCAAAAAGCGGAAGGGAGAGGCCATGGCCTTGAATGAGAAACAGATCCTGGAAAAAGTGAACAGTAGGTTTGTA GTGAGCTTAGCCTATGCATATGAAACTAAAGATGCTCTCTGCCTAGTGCTGACCCTCATGAATGGAGGGGACCTCAAGTTCCATATCTACCACATGGGAGAGGCTGGCTTTGAGGAGCCCCGGGCAGCTTTCTACGCTGCCGAGATCTGCTGTGGCCTTGAGGACTTGCACCAGGAGAGGATAGTGTACAG GGACCTGAAGCCAGAAAACATATTGCTGGATGACCACG GTCACATCCGTATCTCAGACCTGGGGCTAGCTGTGCATGTGCCAGAGGGCCAAACAATCAAGGGCCGGGTGGGGACAGTTGGCTACATGG CTCCAGAGGTGGTGAAAAATGAGCGCTACACATTCAGCCCAGACTGGTGGGCTCTGGGCTGCCTGGTATACGAGATGATCGAGGGACAGTCCCCCTTCCAGCAGCGCAAGAAGAAGATCAAGCGGGAGGAGGTGGAGCGGTTGGTGAAGGAAGTGCAGGAGGAGTACTCGGAGAAGTTCTCACCCTGCGCCCGCTCTCTCTGTACCATG CTCCTGTGCAAAGACCCTCTGGAGCGCCTGGGGTGCCGAGGAGCTGGGGCCAAGGAAGTGAAAGAGCACCCTCTCTTCAAGCACCTCAACTTTAGGAGGCTGGAAGCAGGCATGCTGGACCCCCCCTTCAAGCCAGAT CCCCAGGCCATCTACTGCAAGGATGTTCTGGACATTGAACAGTTCTCCACAGTGAAAGGGGTGGAGCTGGAGCCCACGGACAATGACTTCTACCAGAAGTTTGCCACGGGAAGTGTGCCCATTCCTTGGCAGAATGAG ATGATTGAGACGGAGTGTTTTAAGGAGCTGAATGTCTTTAGCACAGACGGCACGGTGCCCCCAGACCTGGACTGGAAAGGGCAGCCTTCTCCACAGCCCAAAAAAGGGTTACTCCAACGCTTATTCAGCAGACAG GACTGTTGTGGAAACTGCAGCGACAGTGAGGAAGAGCCCACCCGGCTGTAG